In Rhizobium sp. BG4, the genomic stretch CATGCTGGCGCTCGTCGCCGCGGCGAAAGCCGCAGACTTCCCGGCGGAGATCGTCGGCGTGATCTCGGACAAGGCGGATGCCGGCGGCCTCGCCAAGGCGGCCGCCGAGGGCATCCCGGCCTTCGCCTTCGTGCGCAAGGACTATGCCAGCAAGGAAGCTCATGAGGCGGCGATCTTCGAAGCGCTCGATACGCTCTCGCCCGACATCCTCTGCCTCGCCGGCTACATGCGCCTGCTGAGCGCGACGTTCATCCAGCGCTACGAGGGACGGATGATCAACATCCACCCTTCGCTGCTCCCCCTCTTCCCCGGCCTCCACACCCACCAGCGCGCCATCGACGCCGGCATGCGGATCGCAGGCTGCACCGTGCATTTCGTCACCGAAGGCATGGACGAAGGCCCGGTCATCGGCCAGGCGGCAGTACCGGTGCTCTCGGGCGATACGGCCGACACGCTGGCCGGACGCGTGCTCACGGTCGAGCATCAGCTCTATCCGCAGGCGCTGAGGCTGTTTGCCGAGGGCAAGGTGCGGATGGAAGGCGGCAAGGCTGTCGGGACCGGTGCCGGCGCTGCGGCGGGGACTGAGCGGGTTATTTCGCTGATCGGGTGATGTTGACCGGTCCGCCGATGCGGATCATCATGGCTCCGGTATTGATGGAGCCCGCGCATGACGATAACCGTCAGCATCGATGAAGCCAGCCTCCCCGAACTTCTCGCCATGGTCGAGGCTGGTGAGGAGATCGTCATCGTCCGCGACGGGATGCCGGTGGCCAAGATGGCTGCGGTCGTTGCGGATGACGAGAAGCGCAGGCAAGCGATAGAGGCCGTCCGCGCCTTCCGGAAAACGATGCCTGCTATCACCCAGGAAGAAATTGCGGAATGGAAGACGATAGGCCGGCGATGACGGCCAAATTCGTTGTCGATTCTTCCATTGTGTGCAGTTGGGTTCTCCCAGACGAAAGCTCATCGATCGCGGCTGCCGCATTCGTCCATCTGCAAACCGCCGACGCGATTGCTCCCGATCTACTGTGGCACGAAGTGCGCAATGTCCTGATGATGGCCAGGAAGCGCAATCGCATCACCTTCGACAAGGCTTGTGAAGGTGTGAAACTCTTGCGTGGACTAGCTATCTTCACGCAGCGCTCGTCGAGCGACGACACGATTCTCGATCTGGCAGAACGGCATCAATTGACGGCCTATGACGCGGCCTATCTGGCGCTGGCGATCGAATCCAGGCTGCCGCTCGCCACGCTAGACAGGCAACTGATCGCAGCGGCAGCGCGCGAAGGCGTGCCGCTGCTCTCTGATTAGGCCGCAATCGCCTGAAGCCGATGCAGCGTGCCGTCGCTATAGACGAACTGCCCGGCGCGGAACGTCGCGCGGATGCGGTGCACATCCCCCTTCTCGACCGCCACCAGATCGGCGCGCTGGCCGAGCGCGATCTCGCCGCGATCCAGCAATCCGGCCGAGCGGGCGGCATTCGACGTTGCCATGGCAACGGCGGCCGGCAGGTTGTTATCCATCGCGTCGGCGATCTTGAAGATACCGGGGACGAAGGCGGCCGGGTGGTAGTCGGCGGCGATGACGGAGAGAAGGCCAGCCTTGGCGGCATCGAGGGCGCTGAGATTGCCGGACATCGACTGGCCGCGCAGCGCGTTCGGCGCGCCCATCAGCGTCCAGAGGCCACGGCGGCGGGCTTCTTCGGCGGCCGGCAGCGTGACCGGGAATTCGCTGATCGTCACGCCGAGATCATGCATCTCGGCAACCTTCTCGGCGCTGTCGTCATCATGCGAGGCGAGCGACAGCTTGTGCTGCAGCGACAGCGCGACGATCTCCCGGAGCTTCGCGTCGATTGCCGGATCCTCGCGCATGGCGATGCGCTTCTGGACGATTTCCAGCGCCATTTCCTTGGTGATCGCGCGGCGCTCGGAAATGCTCGCGACATAGGCTTCGATATTGTTGTACTGGCCCTGCCCCGGCGTGTGGTCGGTCAGCGAGACCATGTCGACCTGATCGGCAGCGAGCAGCTTTTCCAGCGTGGCCGCGGCGCCGACATTGGTGATCTCGTAGCGCGCATGAACCTTGTGATCGATCAGCAGCGAGTTGCGCAGACGATTGATGCCCTCGATGACGGCAGAGGTGGTCGCCAGCGAACGGACATGGCCGTAGACGCTCTCGGTCGCAAAGGAGATCGCCGCATAGGCCGTCGTCACGCCGGCTGCGGCGAGCTTCTTGTCGAGCTCGTGAATACCGAAATCGATCGGCATCATCGCATTCGGGCGCGGCGCGATCTCGCGCTCGATCATATCGCCATGCAGATCGACGAAGCCCGGCATCAGGAAGCGCCCGCCGCCATCGATCGCCGCACCGGCGACCGGCGCATCACGGATCTCGGCGATGACGCCATCCTCGACACGCACCGAGCCGTGGCTCACGATTTCACCGGGAAGGACGAGCGTGAAATTACTGAGCCACATGATTTTTCTCCTGTTGGGGCAAGGCGGGAAGACAAACCGCAGCGCATAGGCCGGATTCGTGACAAACGCGTGAAAACACCGTGGCGCGCGGCTATTTTCGGGCTAGCGCCAGATCCCTTTGTTCATCGCCGCCCATTGCAGCAGGATGATCGTCTTCATGTCGCGGATGTCGCCGTTGCCGATCATGGCCAGCGCGTCGTCGAACGCCACTTCCAGCACCTCGATATCCTCATGCTCCTCGGCCAGTCCGCCACCGTTTGAAACGCGATCTGCGGTATCGACCTCGGCGGCGAAGAAGTGGACGATTTCGGCGTTGGAGCCGGGGGAGCTGTAGGCCTTGAACAGGAAGCGGACGTCGCGGATGCGGAAGCCGGTTTCTTCCATCGCCTCGCGGCGGATGGCAGCTTCGGGCTCGTCGCCGTCGAGCAGGCCGGCGGGCGTCTCGAACATGAAGGGCATCTCGCCGTGCAGATCGGGCGGCAGGCGATATTGGCGCACGAGCACGACGGTGCCGCGCTTGGCATCGTAGAGCAGGATCGTTGCGGCCGGGGTGCGGTGATAAACCTCGCGGTCGAGCCGGTGGGTTACGCCTTCGGAATCGGTATAGTCGATCTTATAGGCGCTGAGCTTGGTCCAGCCCCGGGAGAGCACGGTTTCGCTGACGATTTTGGCGCCAGCCTTCTCGAATTTCGTCATGCGGCGTCCTTGCGTAGCCAGACCTTGTTGTCGTGGACGGCGGCACCGCCATAGGGCGCGACGGGATCGGCGCCGGTGAGCACGTTGATCCCCTCGCCGTCAACATGCGCCTTGTTCGGCCACAGGCCCTCGGCGATGAGGACGCCGGGCTTCACTTCCTCGGTGATCTTCACGTGGATGCGCAGGTCGCCCCTGGTGTTGCCGATGCGGACGAGATCGCCGCTCTCGATGCCGTTCGCTTCGGCATCGGCCGGATTGACCATTAGTTCCGGGCGGCCCTCCTTCTGGCGCGAGGTCTTCGTCTCGGCGAAGCTCGAATTGAGGAAGTTGCGGGCTGGAGAGGTGGCGAGGCGGAAAGGATGGTCGGCATCGGCGAGCTCGATGACATCCACCTGATCCGGGAAAGCAGGCAGCTGCTCATGCGGGCCGAAGGCGCCGAGGACTTCAGGCGGCTTGTTCGGCGCGGCGCCATTCACCCAGTCCGGGCGGAAGTGGAACTTGCGGTCGGCGTGGGCAAAGCCGTTCAGGAAATGCGCGTCGTCGAATTCCGGCTGGCGGTCGAACCACTTGTTTTCGAGGAAATAGTCGTAATCCGGCAGATTGCTGTCCTTCAGCACGCGATCGACCATTTCGCGCGCCGTAAAGCCAAAGCCCGGTCGGTCGGCGACGCCGAGGCGCTTGGCGAGCTCTTCGATGACGAAGAGATTGGTACGAACGGTTTCCGGCGGCTCGACGAGCTTGGGGCCGAGCAGAATGTGGTTCTGGCCGCCGGCGCGGTAGATATCGTCATGCTCGACGAACATCGTGGCCGGGATGACGATATCGGCCATCTCGGCGGTATCGGTCATGAACTGCTCGTGGACGGCGACGAAGAGATCGTCGCGGGCAAAGCCCTGTTTCACCAGCCGCTGCTCGGGGGCGATATTCACCGGATTGGTGTTCTGGATCAGCATGGCGGTGACAGGGCCGCGGTGGCGAAGCGCCACAGCATCACCGGTCAGCGCCCGGCCGATCTGCGACTGGTCGATCATCCTGATGTCATGATCCTTCATCGACTTGCCGGTCAGTTCCGCATTGTTCATGCGGAAGATATCGCTGTTCGAATGGAAGGCGCCGCCGCCCTCATATTGCCAGGAGCCGAGAACGGTGGCGATCGAGGCGGCCGCATGCATGGCGACCGCGCCGTTGCGCTGGCGGGTGAACCCGTAGCCGAGGCGGAAATAGCTCTTTTTCGTGGTGCCGACGAGTTTGGCGAAATCCTCGATCTCGGCGACGGAAAGCCCGGTGATCCCGGCCGCCCATTCCGGCGTCTTGGTCTTCAGATGCGCTTCGAGACCGGCGGGATCGTCGGCAAATTTCGCCATATAGGCGCGGTCGGCATAGCCGTCGCGGAAGGCGACGTGCATGACGGCGCAGGCGAGTGCGGCATCGGTGCCGGGCTTGACGATGAGCGCCATGTCGGCCTGCTTCATCGTCGGGTTGTCGTAGATATCGATGACGACGATCTTCGCGCCGCGTTCCTTGCGGGCCTTAATCGCGTGGGTCATGACATTGACCTGCGTGGCGACCGCATTGGTGCCCCAGATGACGACGCAATCGGTGCGCGCCATTTCGCGCGGATCGGGGCCACGCAGCGTGCCGGTTGCCATCGTGAAGCCGGTCCATGCCGGGTTGGTGCAGATCGACGAGAAGAAGCCGGAATAGCGCTTGGCATGACGCAGGCGCTCGATCGAGTCGCGCTGCACCCAGCCCATGGTTCCGGCATAGAAATAAGGCCAGATGGCTTCACTGCCATCCTTGGCTTCCGCCTTGACGAAGGCATCGGCGATCTCATCCAGCGCGTCGTCCCAGGATATCTGCTGCCAGCTGCCAGCCCCCTTGGCGCCCTTGCGGCGTAAGGGATGCATCAGTCTGTCAGGGTGATAAAGGCGCTCGGCATAGCGGGCGACCTTGGCGCAGATGACGCCCGACGTATAGCTGTGGTCGCCTGCCCCGCGCACGCGGCCGATCCGGCCGTCATCGGTGATATCGACCTCCAGCGCGCAGGTGGAGGGACAGTCGTGCGGACAGGCGGTGTGCCCGACCCGGGATTTCGCGTGAATGGGGGTCGCAATGTTCATATGATTTCTATATGCGAAGCGGAAAGCGGCCAAAAGCCGGAAAGTGCGCCGATCAGGCGAATTCATGACAGGCATCAGCAACGATGAACTACCGCCATATCTATCATGCGGGCAATTTTGCCGATGTGCTGAAGCATGCGGTGCAGGCACGGCTGATCCGCTATCTGCAGAAGAAGGACGCTGCCTTCCGCGTGCTCGATACGCATGGCGGCATCGGCCTCTACGACCTCTCTTCCGAGGAAGCCCAGAAGACCGGCGAATGGCAGACGGGCATCGGCAAACTGATGGAGGCCGATCTCGATCCGCAGGTGGCCGATCTGCTTGAGCCCTATCTCTCGGCGGTTCGCGAGCTCAATCCTGAAGGCGGTATCCGCTACTATCCGGGTTCGCCGAAGCTTTCGCGGATGCTGTTCCGCCCGCAGGACCGGTTGTCCGCCATGGAGCTGCATCCGGAAGATTTCGTGCGGCTGCATCGCCTGTTCGAAGGCGACCACCATGTGCGTATCACCGAGCTCGACGGCTGGCTGTCGCTCGGTGCGCATCTGCCGCCGAAGGAAAAGCGCGGCATGGTGCTGGTCGATCCGCCATTCGAAGAGGACGGCGAGTACGAGCGGCTGGTGGACGGACTGGTGAAGGGCTACCGCCGCTTCCCGGGCGGCACCTATTGCCTGTGGTATCCGCTGAAGAAGGGCGCGCCGATCAAGGAATTCCACGAGGCGCTGCAGGCGACCGGCATTCCAAAGATCCTCTGCGCCGAACTCAGCGTGCGCAGCGACCGGGGCATCACCGGCCTGACCGGCTCCGGGCTGATCATCGTCAACCCGCCCTTCACGCTGAAGGACGAATTGCACCGGATGCTCCCTGCCCTCAAGGATATCATGGCGCAGGACCGCTACGCATCGCACCGCGCCTTCTGGCTGCGCGGCGAAGAGAAGGCCGCGCGGGACGATTGACGCCTGCCCAACGACGACTGGCCATCGCCCCGATTGACCATGACGGCGGCGTGCGGAATAGTCCGCCGCGCCAACGCATTTCCATAGGTGTATGATGAAGCTCCTCTGCGCAACGACCTCACCCTATTCGAGCAAAGTCCGCATGGCGGCGCGCTATCTCGAGCTCGATGTCACGGAAATCCGCGTCGATACCAATGCCGGCCCGGCGATCCTCGTCGACAACAATCCGCTGGGCAAGATCCCTACCCTTCTGACCGACGATGGCGCATCGGTTTTCGACAGCATCGCCATCATGCATTATTTCCACCGGCTGAAGAAAAAGAAGCTCTATCCCGACAAGAACGGCAAGCGCACCGAGGCCGAGATTTTGGAAGCGCTTTGCGACGGCATCTGCGACTGCCTGCTGGCGATCGTCTATGAACGGCGTTTCCGGGACGAGGAAAAGGTGCATCAGCCCTGGATCGACCGGCAGTGGAAGAAGGCCGTCAGCGGCCTCAACCATATCAGCGCCCATCCGCCGAAACTCGGCAAGAAGCTGCACGGCGGCCATTTCGCCCTCGCTGCCGCAATCGGCTATCTCGACCTGCGCTTCAAGGGCCAGTGGGAAGCGGATCATTCCGAGCTGATCGGTTGGATCCGGGATTTCGAGAAGAAGTTCCCCGCCTATCCCGATCTCAAACCGCAACAATAAAAAAGCCCGGCTCGAAGCCGGGCTTTTTCTTTGACCGGAAACCGATCAGAACTTCACGCCGATACCGACCTTGACGCTCTGCTCGTCATAGCCGCGCGAAACGCTGCCGATGCCGGTGTCGTAGTTCTTGTTCTGGTAATCGCTGAAGCGATATTCGACGCGAGCGGTGATGTTGTTCGT encodes the following:
- the purN gene encoding phosphoribosylglycinamide formyltransferase — protein: MSTPRKRVVVFISGGGSNMLALVAAAKAADFPAEIVGVISDKADAGGLAKAAAEGIPAFAFVRKDYASKEAHEAAIFEALDTLSPDILCLAGYMRLLSATFIQRYEGRMINIHPSLLPLFPGLHTHQRAIDAGMRIAGCTVHFVTEGMDEGPVIGQAAVPVLSGDTADTLAGRVLTVEHQLYPQALRLFAEGKVRMEGGKAVGTGAGAAAGTERVISLIG
- a CDS encoding type II toxin-antitoxin system prevent-host-death family antitoxin → MTITVSIDEASLPELLAMVEAGEEIVIVRDGMPVAKMAAVVADDEKRRQAIEAVRAFRKTMPAITQEEIAEWKTIGRR
- a CDS encoding type II toxin-antitoxin system VapC family toxin, producing the protein MEDDRPAMTAKFVVDSSIVCSWVLPDESSSIAAAAFVHLQTADAIAPDLLWHEVRNVLMMARKRNRITFDKACEGVKLLRGLAIFTQRSSSDDTILDLAERHQLTAYDAAYLALAIESRLPLATLDRQLIAAAAREGVPLLSD
- a CDS encoding alpha-D-ribose 1-methylphosphonate 5-triphosphate diphosphatase, translating into MWLSNFTLVLPGEIVSHGSVRVEDGVIAEIRDAPVAGAAIDGGGRFLMPGFVDLHGDMIEREIAPRPNAMMPIDFGIHELDKKLAAAGVTTAYAAISFATESVYGHVRSLATTSAVIEGINRLRNSLLIDHKVHARYEITNVGAAATLEKLLAADQVDMVSLTDHTPGQGQYNNIEAYVASISERRAITKEMALEIVQKRIAMREDPAIDAKLREIVALSLQHKLSLASHDDDSAEKVAEMHDLGVTISEFPVTLPAAEEARRRGLWTLMGAPNALRGQSMSGNLSALDAAKAGLLSVIAADYHPAAFVPGIFKIADAMDNNLPAAVAMATSNAARSAGLLDRGEIALGQRADLVAVEKGDVHRIRATFRAGQFVYSDGTLHRLQAIAA
- a CDS encoding NUDIX domain-containing protein; this encodes MTKFEKAGAKIVSETVLSRGWTKLSAYKIDYTDSEGVTHRLDREVYHRTPAATILLYDAKRGTVVLVRQYRLPPDLHGEMPFMFETPAGLLDGDEPEAAIRREAMEETGFRIRDVRFLFKAYSSPGSNAEIVHFFAAEVDTADRVSNGGGLAEEHEDIEVLEVAFDDALAMIGNGDIRDMKTIILLQWAAMNKGIWR
- a CDS encoding molybdopterin oxidoreductase family protein; amino-acid sequence: MNIATPIHAKSRVGHTACPHDCPSTCALEVDITDDGRIGRVRGAGDHSYTSGVICAKVARYAERLYHPDRLMHPLRRKGAKGAGSWQQISWDDALDEIADAFVKAEAKDGSEAIWPYFYAGTMGWVQRDSIERLRHAKRYSGFFSSICTNPAWTGFTMATGTLRGPDPREMARTDCVVIWGTNAVATQVNVMTHAIKARKERGAKIVVIDIYDNPTMKQADMALIVKPGTDAALACAVMHVAFRDGYADRAYMAKFADDPAGLEAHLKTKTPEWAAGITGLSVAEIEDFAKLVGTTKKSYFRLGYGFTRQRNGAVAMHAAASIATVLGSWQYEGGGAFHSNSDIFRMNNAELTGKSMKDHDIRMIDQSQIGRALTGDAVALRHRGPVTAMLIQNTNPVNIAPEQRLVKQGFARDDLFVAVHEQFMTDTAEMADIVIPATMFVEHDDIYRAGGQNHILLGPKLVEPPETVRTNLFVIEELAKRLGVADRPGFGFTAREMVDRVLKDSNLPDYDYFLENKWFDRQPEFDDAHFLNGFAHADRKFHFRPDWVNGAAPNKPPEVLGAFGPHEQLPAFPDQVDVIELADADHPFRLATSPARNFLNSSFAETKTSRQKEGRPELMVNPADAEANGIESGDLVRIGNTRGDLRIHVKITEEVKPGVLIAEGLWPNKAHVDGEGINVLTGADPVAPYGGAAVHDNKVWLRKDAA
- a CDS encoding 23S rRNA (adenine(2030)-N(6))-methyltransferase RlmJ, encoding MNYRHIYHAGNFADVLKHAVQARLIRYLQKKDAAFRVLDTHGGIGLYDLSSEEAQKTGEWQTGIGKLMEADLDPQVADLLEPYLSAVRELNPEGGIRYYPGSPKLSRMLFRPQDRLSAMELHPEDFVRLHRLFEGDHHVRITELDGWLSLGAHLPPKEKRGMVLVDPPFEEDGEYERLVDGLVKGYRRFPGGTYCLWYPLKKGAPIKEFHEALQATGIPKILCAELSVRSDRGITGLTGSGLIIVNPPFTLKDELHRMLPALKDIMAQDRYASHRAFWLRGEEKAARDD
- a CDS encoding glutathione S-transferase, which translates into the protein MKLLCATTSPYSSKVRMAARYLELDVTEIRVDTNAGPAILVDNNPLGKIPTLLTDDGASVFDSIAIMHYFHRLKKKKLYPDKNGKRTEAEILEALCDGICDCLLAIVYERRFRDEEKVHQPWIDRQWKKAVSGLNHISAHPPKLGKKLHGGHFALAAAIGYLDLRFKGQWEADHSELIGWIRDFEKKFPAYPDLKPQQ